A stretch of the Marasmius oreades isolate 03SP1 chromosome 8, whole genome shotgun sequence genome encodes the following:
- a CDS encoding uncharacterized protein (BUSCO:EOG09260RGH): protein MSQSYFPSRVSSPVKELANFSSMMGERQLKVEDVQEAYVEHKDRLVNALDSTKSVLNEIRKFNKEEWIVRYPQLRECAFAQPETPSRLRSLRRSMSFADDPTSETEVVVKQGLTRSVTLSSIPDAKDEAEEEQTSNIEDGLLPSSDFHVLRLDLKLGANSSSRAASLVSQLEKASIANLLDDRIESSLSHVDKLRLRVEDTSSKVLVTGDLNAGKSTFVNALLRREVMPVDQQPCTTAFCEVHDAAENQGKEEVHIIKDGAVYDIHDESTFTRASLSELEDIVGDNEDSERLLKLYLADTRTPSESLLNNGVVDISLIDAPGLNRDSLKTTALFARQEEIDVVVFVVSAENHFTLSAREFLINASKEKAYLFIVVNKYDQIKNKDKCRKLVLEQIKALSPRTYEDAEDLVHFVDSAAALQPYTANPSFDDLESSLRSFVLVKRSKSKLQPVSTYLSNLLCDVDLLAGANAIVANSELEQANAELSQVKPVLEKMKAGRDALEDGLDAVEEEGTSAANVRTKSVLNFALKRVEQGRLGVDKPAVAMPSYPGLLGVWNYARDVRRALIASIDAAVKLAEDEARLITVGGVEKIKSLADSHLPDGVERNKRVFVPEAMFSAVRRGKSAMKSRRTSSHGNAVVAGGVHNLGIGLAHRADLLETTFLDLFDVHHQFWLYFGDGHSAQKEEDSPTPTALGLVSVGVGALTMVGGQAVGAKGVIEGLIRVTDLFGNESVKKWAAPVLGAVTIGLTAYLVLELPNSIPKTIGRRVKASILRDHGEEETSFIDTHSERISRETRKVLRLASWDLRGRFSNALDERGQQVKEKEELARKASTAKVFFTGMGKKTEEIRINGHLGIDA, encoded by the exons ATGTCTCAATCATATTTTCCATCACGCGTGTCATCCCCTGTCAAGGAACTCGCAAACTTCAGCAGCATGATGGGCGAGCGCCAGTTGAAGGTGGAGGATGTGCAGGAGGCCTACGTTGAGCACAAGGATAG ATTGGTGAATGCCTTGGATTCCACCAAATCCGTCCTAAACGAAATCCGAAAATTCAACAAGGAGGAATGGATTGTCAGATACCCTCAATTACGAGAGTGTGCTTTCGCTCAACCAGAAACGCCTTCTCGCCTTCGGTCTTTGCGCCGCTCGATGTCATTTGCCGATGACCCCACTTCTGAGACCGAAGTGGTTGTCAAGCAAGGCTTGACGCGCTCTGTGACCCTCTCATCCATCCCCGATGCTAAGGACGAGGCAGAAGAGGAACAGACCTCTAACATTGAAGACGGCCTCCTTCCATCTTCCGACTTCCACGTCCTCCGTCTCGACCTTAAACTTGGCGCCAACAGTTCTTCGAGGGCAGCTTCACTGGTCTCTCAACTCGAGAAAGCATCTATCGCAAACCTCCTCGATGACCGTATTGAATCTTCGCTCAGTCATGTGGACAAGCTGCGGTTACGAGTCGAGGATACATCATCTAAGGTTCTCGTTACTGGCGACCTCAATGCCGGCAAATCTACGTTCGTCAACGCACTACTCCGACGCGAAGTCATGCCCGTTGATCAACAACCATGTACCACTGCCTTCTGTGAGGTCCACGATGCCGCCGAAAATCAAGGGAAGGAGGAAGTGCACATTATCAAGGACGGTGCTGTCTACGACATTCACGACGAGTCGACCTTTACTCGCGCTTCCCTTTCCGAGCTGGAGGACATCGTTGGCGACAATGAGGACTCGGAGCGTCTGCTCAAGCTCTACCTCGCCGACACTCGTACACCTTCCGAGTCTCTCCTCAACAACGGCGTCGTCGACATCTCCCTCATCGACGCCCCTGGTCTCAACCGCGACAGTCTGAAGACTACCGCCTTATTCGCCAGACAGGAAGAGATCGATGTCGTTGTTTTCGTCGTATCGGCCGAAAATCACTTCACACTTTCTGCTCGCGAATTCCTCATCAACGCGAGCAAGGAGAAAGCATACCTtttcatcgtcgtcaacaAGTATGATCAAATCAAGAACAAGGACAAGTGCCGAAAGCTCGTTCTTGAACAGATCAAGGCGCTTAGTCCCCGCACATACGAAGATGCAGAGGATTTGGTTCATTTCGTAGACTCTGCTGCAGCTTTACAACCGTACACTGCCAACCCCTCATTCGATGACCTCGAGTCTTCATTAAGATCCTTTGTTCTCGTCAAGCGTTCGAAATCCAAGCTTCAGCCCGTCAGCACATACCTTTCCAACCTGCTCTGCGACGTCGACCTCCTTGCTGGCGCCAATGCCATCGTTGCCAATTCCGAGCTCGAGCAAGCTAATGCAGAGCTTTCACAGGTTAAACCTGTTTTAGAAAAGATGAAAGCTGGTCGGGACGCACTTGAAGACGGTTTGGATgcagtagaagaggaaggcaCGAGTGCTGCCAATGTCAGGACCAAGTCTGTTCTTAACTTTGCTTTGAAACGAGTGGAACAAGGTAGACTTGGTGTCGACAAGCCTGCTGTTGCTATGCCTTCTTATCCCGGCCTTCTCGGGGTTTGGAACTATGCTCGGGATGTACGGCGAGCACTTATCGCATCTATTGATGCTGCCGTCAAGCTGGCTGAAGATGAGGCCAGATTGATTACAGTCGGTGGTGTTGAGAAGATCAAGTCACTCGCCGATTCACATCTTCCCGACGGCGTGGAAAGGAACAAGCGTGTGTTTGTTCCTGAAGCCATGTTTAGTGCAGTTCGACGGGGCAAGAGTGCTATGAAAAGCAGAAGGACATCATCTCATGGTAACGCAGTCGTTGCTGGAGGTGTTCATAATCTCGGAATTGGTCTTGCGCATCGAGCTGATTTGCTTGAGACTACATTCCTTGACCTCTTCGATGTTCATCACCAGTTCTGGCTGTACTTCGGTGATGGACACAGTGCGCAGAAGGAGGAAGATTCACCTACACCTACTGCTCTTGGTCTCGTCAGTGTTGGTGTCGGTGCACTCACGATGGTCGGTGGGCAAGCTGTCGGTGCCAAGGGCGTCATCGAGGGTTTGATTCGTGTCACGGATCTCTTTGGCAATGAGAGTGTGAAGAAGTGGGCTGCACCTGTCCTAGGCGCCGTTACGATTGGTCTCACGGCTTATCTTGTCCTTGAACTCCCCAACTCCATTCCGAAGACTATCGGTAGGCGTGTCAAAGCGTCTATTCTTCGTGATCATGGCGAGGAAGAGACTTCATTCATTGACACGCACTCGGAAAGGATAAGCCGAGAGACGAGGAAGGTCTTGAGATTAGCCTCTTGGGATCTGAGGGGACGATTCAGTAACGCCCTCGACGAACGTGGACAACAGgtcaaggagaaggaggagctCGCCagaaaggcttcaacagcgaAGGTGTTCTTTACTGGG